CTACATAAGCACCATCAGAAAATTTTGTAGTAAATTCAATATTGCCGTTAGCTATAGTTCTATAAGTTCCGTCAATATTCCGGCTTTTAATGGGAATAGCTACTCTTGATTGTAAAGGGTCAATCCTGAATCCTGTCATAATTTGTGATTCATACGGAAGAGCCGCGCCCGTCGGGATTATCATGTGAACAGCTCCATTTTTCATGCCCATATAAAGCGCGTCATTTAAGATAACTTCTCCCAGTTCGATATTTATGCGGGGGGATAAAATTTCTTGATTAATTTCCGGCTTTTCTGCTTTTTCTGCCGGGACTGAAGAAAGCTCTTGGCCGATAATTTTCATGTTGTCCTGAATTTCTGAATGCTGCTTCAGAAAATAATGATATACTGCTGCTCCCCTTGCTACGGCCAAGTCAGGATCTAAAGCTGTGATCGGGTCAAAACCGAAAAAAGTTTTGAGTCGTTCATTTATCATATAAAATTTAGACATTCCGCCGCTTACTATTACGGCATCAATTTTTACGTCAGGAGTGCCTAATTTATCAGCTGCTTTCTTTAAGACATCAAGTATAGGATAAATAATATTCTTTGTGTCCTTGACTGATTCGAGATTCTTGTAATCATCAAATTTCAAGTTATTGGCCATAAATGGAGCAAATATTGCTTCAATATCTGATTTCTTGAAATTGTCCGAGTAAGAATAACCTATTCCGCCCATAGAGCCGCCTGTATCTATTGAAGGTTCTTCGTCTTCATCATACCAGCCGGAATTATAATCATCGCTGCATTGCTGACTGATTCCGACTTTCACGTATTCGGCATAAGTTCTTAATTGAGGCATTATTATATTTTCTTTCTGGTCAAGCTGTGCAGAAACGCCGGGATTCTTTGAATATTGCTGCTTATAGCGTTTAAACATTTCGATAGCTAATGCCTCGTCAAAATTATCGCCTCCCAGTAGTGTATAACGGTTTGCAGCAATCTCGTCTACTTTGAGAATATCAGGTGATTCATTGCGTCTCTTTATTTCGTGCAGAGTAATATCAAGTGTTCCGCCTCCTAAATCAAAGACAAGCACTCTTTTCATTGAAGATAAATCAAGAATTATATCTGAAATTTCACCGTTTTGAATTTGATTTATCAGGTCATAAATAATAGCGTTTGGTTCAGATAATAATATAGGCTTCTCTGTACCGTCGGGATTTCTTACGGATATGCCGGCCAGTTCTGCAGCATCCTGTGTAGCTTTGCACATTACAGAATCAAAATTTGCAGGTACAGTTATAACAGCGTCAGTTATAGGACAATGATAAATTTTTGAGGCCTCACGTAATAAATGCTGTAATATTCTTGATGAAATTTGTGCCGGAGTCTTGTCGGGAATATCAGGCGATAAACCTTCAGCTAAGGGTTTACCCATTTGACTTTTGATTGATTTTGCGACTAAATGCGGCCTTAAAGAATATTGACGTTTTGCGAAATCACCTACAAGAGGCTCATAATTTTTCTCTTGCCGATAAAATACAAATGAAGGCAGAGTCGTTTTTTTCTCAGTGGATAAAGCTGCCTCGCCCAATGCACTGTTAAAGACATCATAAGCTCTTGAAATATCTACTACTTTGCTTTTAACTTGACCGTTTGGACGTACATTTACAGTAGCAAGCACTGAATTAGTAGTCCCTAAATCTATGCCTATGCACAGATCATTACGAGTGTTTGCAGGACTCATAAATTTTTGCTCCTTTCATGTTTATATTTATATATAATTTATGCTTGTATATATTCCTTTACTCTAGGGCGCGAGATTTGAACGTTTTGATCTTTATAGACCCACCCCGGTGAGATTACTTCAATAATTTTGCGGTCATTAACTGACTCAAATGGTGAGCCTTCATAATCGCAGAATTCTATATCATTTGCGCAGACTTCTTTTTTTGAATGCGGCTTCATAATCGGATCTATATGGCTG
Above is a window of Synergistaceae bacterium DNA encoding:
- a CDS encoding Hsp70 family protein, with product MSPANTRNDLCIGIDLGTTNSVLATVNVRPNGQVKSKVVDISRAYDVFNSALGEAALSTEKKTTLPSFVFYRQEKNYEPLVGDFAKRQYSLRPHLVAKSIKSQMGKPLAEGLSPDIPDKTPAQISSRILQHLLREASKIYHCPITDAVITVPANFDSVMCKATQDAAELAGISVRNPDGTEKPILLSEPNAIIYDLINQIQNGEISDIILDLSSMKRVLVFDLGGGTLDITLHEIKRRNESPDILKVDEIAANRYTLLGGDNFDEALAIEMFKRYKQQYSKNPGVSAQLDQKENIIMPQLRTYAEYVKVGISQQCSDDYNSGWYDEDEEPSIDTGGSMGGIGYSYSDNFKKSDIEAIFAPFMANNLKFDDYKNLESVKDTKNIIYPILDVLKKAADKLGTPDVKIDAVIVSGGMSKFYMINERLKTFFGFDPITALDPDLAVARGAAVYHYFLKQHSEIQDNMKIIGQELSSVPAEKAEKPEINQEILSPRINIELGEVILNDALYMGMKNGAVHMIIPTGAALPYESQIMTGFRIDPLQSRVAIPIKSRNIDGTYRTIANGNIEFTTKFSDGAYVAFIIHMNKSKVISMKAWTSNDLEGQQIIEEGTAEIAINSPEQSTAKVKMLPPKGTRLNALSEIKTFVQLCLNLSKVRSGRLYSISKQRELTVRIRDTADNIMNADNHSDFIRPILAALSDSNTNDEARMRLFTMIRRLSNELTDNNRRKLAEICIQQLGAEILGISMQHKGQRINANIQAIYALSICGTPEIMNRLETLHKKNQYIGSCLYSHAKTRTQLKWVISTFLNDMALEMRHVGNHLQLSAHAIAVSLRNDGSCPVSQEKREEILNALINGINSGRIRSDILVVCVLAVGTMCDRRFNPSVFSESKTSEAENCINLIPKIYPLDLSCRVERNSQVALKLIRGESLDEDEEKFLLTKLELDADIDI